The genomic window AATGTTCTGTGAAAACTAACAGAATTATTCTGAAAAAATACATATTACTGACTGTGGTTTCCATCCATCTTGAGCCCAGATTAAAGATCCCCAGCATACATTAGATTTAGCACTGGAAAAAGTAAACTTTGTATCCTACTTTGATTTTGTGTTGCTATAATAAACATCATATTCAAAAGCAACTCAGAAAAATTCTATGCCATTGTTCAAGTTGCATTTCTCAAGACTTTAAGGCAGGAACTTGGATGCTGAAACCATGGAACAACACTGATTACTGGCTCACTTTCTgccttgctcaacttgctttcttgtaCACACTAACCCGAACTAGATAGGGATTTGTTATCTGCCATTGGATATGCTATGTCATTAAGaaatttttaacatgtttatcgATATACCCAGAGATCAATCTGATCTATAAAAGTCCTAAATTGAGGGTCAGACTTCCCAGGTATGTCAAGTTTGTTCCAGCTTCACAATATAAACTAATCAGTAAAATCTATACCTTCtctacttgacacacaaaactatcaTTGTGAAACTATATAAACATTCCTTTCTCATTCATTACCAAGATCTCATGTTAATACCaaagtatataatataaaattaaaagtccAATAGTGCTTAAAATGCCAATTATTTAGAAGTTCActgtccaaaacaaaacaaaacaaaaatttcttaTCTATGAGGTCCTATAAAGTGGAAAAAAAGTttcacattttcttatttaaaaaggaagaagcatGGAACAAAAACAATCAGATCAAAGCCAAACCTCAAATCTAGCAGAGTAAATTAAATTGAGTACCTCAATGTAAGTTTCTGAGACTCATACATTTTTGGGCTCCATGGAGCTTGAAGTAGCCCTATTTCTTCATCTCTGCCAGATGTAGTATGCACTCTTAGTACATAACTCAGGGTTATTATAGCTCCTTTCTGAACCTGTTATTGTCTTTGGTGGTTGTCTCATACCCTTAGTATCCCTTGTTCTCCACTGAAACTTATTGGATCTTtaccagtgtcctcttctggcatctctTTATGGACTTGGATTGTGTCATATGGTGTGCTAATCCTTATCTGATCTTTATCAACAACCTTGTAGctttcctgtctccaaaagcagTACTGCATGGAAGATTTTTATACATTTCCAAGTTCACAGCCAGGATGAGATGCAGTTTTGGCCATTTataccacagcttctgtgtgctgaccctaAAGAGATCCTTCCTTTCCCCGGTCCAGCTCACACTGCTGATCTCTTATTAATCACAGATGAGTTttcttggtttgtgtttgttgtttcatttttttccctccagATAATTAGCCTCCTTTGTCTCACTAAAGCAAATGTTTTACTTCTGTGGCATTTGTCTTTTGTTATTCACAGCTGATTCTGCATACCTCACTTACAAGCAaccatatttttttaaactaaaatatcACATAAACAATCCAATTGAGTCTTTGCTCCCCTCTGAAACTTTACAAGCCAAACCTCCAGTGTCTGTATTTCCTTCAGCGTTCTTATCTTCTAAGCTCCCATGAATGCCCTATTAAACTCTGAAAATTCAAAAGCTTTTCTAGATGAAAATTACTGTCACACAATCCTTCCCAAAACAACTTGGACaagttcatcacagcaacagcccAGATTTCTAGCATTCATTTTCTGTTCTAGTTTATTTTTCTGCAACTCTGATAAACTATTCTGACTATAAGAAGTATGAGGGTGATGGGTTCATATAGTTTATGATTTCAGATCACAATACATCATTGAGGTAAGCCAAGGTAGCAACTCAATAAATTAGCCTGAAAgcaagaaacacaaaagaaagctGCCTAACAAGTGATTCTTTTAGGCTCATGCTCAGTCAGATTTCTTATACCCAGCCTATGAATGTACCAATAAGATTGAGCTGGGTACTCCTACATCTGTTAaccatcaagaaaatgccctatactTGTATCCATTGGGAAATCTGATTCAAGCAATTCTTCAATTGACTTTCTGTCTTCCTAGGTGGGTCAAACTTGCATCAAAgtgacaataaaaactaaccacTACATTTAGTTAGTACAATGCATGGTGCGCGCAAAAGCCACAGACTGGTAGAATTAACTCTAAGTAGGCTATTTCAGCCTAGAGGATTCTCAGGAATTAAATCAAGGCACTAGATTGTTGTGGAGATAGCAGTGATCACAGATCAACTTTCAGAGCCAGGGCATAGGCATACAACTGACAAAGGGAAAGAACAACATAGAGCCATTGGAGGTGGTCTTCTATACATTCCTGGCTTCAGAATTTAGCTATTTATAGTCCATCTAGTCTATTGTTGGTATAGAAATTCCATCTAAGATACCCACTTTGATTTATAAagaatcttaaaacaaaataaagcaaaacaaagcccaTAGGGATTGGAATGATGGCTGAGTTGCTAAGAGAAGAGGAtcctcttctagaggactctAGTTCAGTTCTCTAGACCAAAACTGTGGCTCCCAACTACTTACAACTTCAGTTCTAGGAAATCCAACTCTATATTCTGGCCTCAAGGGGCACCAGGTATGCAAGTGGTGTATAGACATACATGAACATAAAGCAcctacacatataaaataaaattataaactttaAACAGCAACCAAAACACTGATTTAACAGGgatgaatgaaaataatattcttaAGGAAACGGAAGCTTTACTTTAAGATGGAAAATGTTACTTTAAGTTTTACTTTAAGATAGAGAATCTTAGAGGAGATTAGTGATGGTGATGTCAGAGTTCTAGAAGCACTGATATGTTGTTAGTTACAGAGCAAAGGGCATTAAATGCAGTGTGAAGGCACACCACAGAGAATATAGTGCTCCAGAAAGCTTATAACCTAGATGGTGACAAAAAAGCAATGGACAGGTAAGAAAAGTGTAGACCTATTTGTACATTTGGCTAGAACTCAAGGGTGTTGAAAACTAACAATAGTGATTTGAACTTATGTTTGTGAAGTTCCTTCTTTAactctgaaaacaaaacatgTGCTATATAATGAGTACCAGTGAGATCTAATACACCTCCTATAAATGCCTCCTTCTTTAACACATAAAATATCTCAACGTTTGGGTATCAATGATCTTGTTAGTTTACATAGGGTATCTATAGTCATCAAAGCTGTTTTGAGATGCTGTCAAACTGGAGCTGGTGTTGTACAGAAGTTGGTATACATGTTTCATAGAATATGAGTTGGATTGAGAAACAAAGTTTCACAATTCTCAGTGCTACAGAATACAATGTGTTCTCACAAATTATATTAGTGTTCTTATAAAGGGGACTCCAAACAGATACTTATATACTTTTGACATCCCAGTACAAACTATCAAGATGCAGCCTGTGAATCAGAAAGTAGCTTCTTATCAGACACAAAATGGTATCCAGACAAAACTATCATGTGATATTGGAGGAAAAATTATTCAAGGTCCTTCAAACGTGTGGGTGATTACATTTAATACATTATTCTAATTTACCCTCACAATCCCTTCTTAGATAAGCATTTAATGTATTAGTAACAGTGTGGCAAACTAGAATTCTTCAAAAGTAACAAAAttttacatactttaaaatatatttgttgcCTGTGCCCTGGGCTACTTGCTGTttgaccctacctgcccttggagTTTGAGGTAAGGTGGTGCAGAGTCAACTTCCTGGAGAAGGTGAGAAAAGCCTCAGCAAGCTATCTGAACACTGCTGCTCGCTCCTTTAATTCTGTTCACCCACCTGGccccccattggtcccaagaaagcatctcttctaaactgTAGTTCCCAGCTCGCTGGTATCGTTTGTGTCAGCagtccttggtctctcaggcatcCCTCCATTAGGTCCTCCTACAAGAGATGCTTTTGCAGTTGTGCGGTCCCCAATTTTTAAACAGAGGTGGCCCAACAATTCCTGCAACATTATTTTTGTCACCAGATTAATGGGGAGTTTATTAGAAATATGTTCAATAATTTGAACAATTAGCATTAAGATCCATGCAATCTAGTCAGTTCTTCAAAACTCAAAATCATGTAATATAACTCTTATCATTCTTTGCCTTTTTATACTTTGTTAGCAAGTTTTGATGGTTAATGAAATGAAACTTGAGTACTCACTGtaagaaaaacaattttatgtaccaagatatatattttacataattacTTCATACTTTGAAATATAAAGTCCTTTGATgtcatataatttaattttatattcaacttataatatatacaaaatatacctgtattataatggaaaattttaatgGGATATCTTTGCTAAAATGTTGACAAGTTGTACTTAGTTATGCTTCCATAATAGTATACCATGTATCGACTGATGATAATAGTTTTGATTATCCTCTAGTACATTCTCTTACTTTGCTCATTATAATCTATTTGTCTAGACTTTCTACTAGTTCCTCACTTTGCTAATTATTGTTGCTTTATGTTCTATTATTAGGTAAAGAAACTTTCTGCTTATTATAATTTGCAAATTCTTTTAGTTCTTCTTAGAATAGACAGAAATAAAGTCCttgttgaaatttttatttaaattatactaaATATATGTAATAAGTTTGAATGGTGATACATATATTATTCAGTTTCATCTTGGAGATCATGAATTatctatatttttaagtttttatgtttataaaatttatattttgtgaCAATGTGACACTCTTGcaagttttactttgttttgtttgccagAAGACATCTTGATGTTTCCTGGAAATAAGACTATAAgtaggatattttttaaaatatataaaagattatAGACATAAAGACAAGAAATACAGCTTACTTCTGTATATATTTACTAAGGATCATTATCAAGTATAAAACagcattcatgtatgtatgaagttatgtagtttcagtgtgtccagttttatgtggaggtccttgatccacttggacttgagtttagtaaaaggggataagaatggattgatttgcatttttctgcctgctagctgccagttgaaccagcaccatttattgaagaggtttttcatttgtttttttccactagatggttgtagctcttttgtcaaagatcaagtgaccataggtgtgcaggttcatttctgggttttcaattccattccattgatctacctgcctgtccttgtaccaataccatgaagtttttaacactattgctctgtagtactgcttgaggtcagggatactgatttccccagaagttcttttactggtgagactagttttagctatcctggatttttgttattccagatgaatttgcaaattgctctttctaactctatgaagaattaagttgtgattttgatggggattgcattgaatctgtatattgcttttggcaagatggccgtttttactacattaatcctgccaatccaagaccGTGGAAGATTtgtccatcttctgaggtattctttgatttctttcttcaaagtcttgaagttcctgtcataaagatctttcacttgtttggtttagtcataccaagatactttatatagtttgtggctattgtgaagggtgtcagttccctaatttctttcccagcctgcttatcctttgagtagaggaaggctactgatttgcttgagttaattttatatccagctactttgccgaagttgtttatcagttgtagtagttctctggtggagtttattTGGTtgcttaagtatgctatcatatcatctgcaaatagtgatcatttgacttcttccttttcaatttctatcctttgacctccttttgttttctgattgctctagctagaatttcaagtactatattgaataaatatggagagaggggacagccttgcctagttactgattttagtgggattgcttcaagtttctctccatttagtttgaagttggctaccagtttgctatatattgtttttactatattcaggaatgggccttgaattcctgtcctttccaattcttttaacataaaaggatgctgaattttgtcaaatgctttttaaggatctaatgaaatgaccatgtgttttttttttctttgagtttgtttatgtagtggattacattgatggatttctgtatattgaagcatccctgcatccctgggatgaagcctacttgatcatggggaaTGATCgttgtgatgtgttcttagattcagctggcaagaattttattgagtatatttgcattgatattcataagggaaattggtctaaagttctcttactttgttggatctttgtgtggctttggtatcagcgtaattgtggcttcgtagaaggagttgggcagtgttccttctttttctattttgtgaaataatttgaagagtattggtgttaagtcttctttgaaggtctgatagaattctgcaacacaaccatctggtcctgtgctctttttggttgggagactgtcaatgaccacttctatttccttaggggttattgGACCATTTAGATTTTaaatctgatcctgattaaactttgttaattggtatctgtctaggaaattgttcatttcatccagattttccagttgtgttgaatataggcttttgtaatagtatctgataattttttgaatttcttcagtttctgttgttatatctcccttttcatttctgattttgttaattttgatactgtctctgtgccctctggttagtctgtctaaaggtttatctatcttgttgattttttcaaagaaccagatcctggttttattgattctctgtatagttctttttgtttcaacttggttgatttcagccttgagtttgatgatttcctgccctctacttctcttgggtgtattaacttctttctgttctaaagctttcaggtgtgctgttaagctgctagtgtatgctctctaaaGTACTGACTTCTCCTTATATCTTTGAGGGATAACTCTAGCTACTAGAGTCAGAGAAATACCAATAATGACAAAACCTAATCCCTTATTAAATTCATATCCTGGTCAAATTAACTGACATGAAACAAGCAAATGTAATCTGGTTCCGGGTAATAAATGTACTCTATATAAGACAATTGAAAGGGAATTTTGTAGTAAGTATGATTGTTAGGACACTATCTTAAGTACAATGGTTATATGGCGAttctaaataaagaagaaaggataaTAGAGAAAGAGCATTAGTGAGAAGAAGGGATATCAAGTAATAGGCTGACAGAAGAACAATTATGAAACAAAACAGTTCCCCTTATTAGTGATGTATGAGgaattaagaattaaaaataagaacttcTAAATTCTTTTATCTATtcttaataatataaattatatcatCTCAAGTAACGTCCTTTGGATAGTCTAAGCTCTAATCCCACAAAATACTCTAAAGTTTTCTTCCAAGACAGACTAAGTGTAACATAAACTTGATTTAAATCATGTCACAGAGAAACCTTCTCCTATGGTCTCTAATAACTTGTAGATGCTCTTGATTCCACCATCAAGTACCTTTACTTGAATTTCTGATGAGGAGATGCCTTTCTCATACAGAACTCAGGGAATAACATAATTTTCAGTTTGAGCCAACAGAGTCTCCTGAAGAAAAGCTATAAAGATGAAAGGCAAATCAAAGATGTTTTATAACCAATTTTACATTTTCCAAATTTTCCTGTCAGCTATTTCTCTTATTTATTCAACTATAATAAAAATTTCTgtaagtatatttttataaacaaaggtAATAATAGGTCAAGTATGCTAAGAAGagtaaaatcatttttttcttcaaactttAATCTTTACAGATATGACCATGTGGCTGCCTTTGGAGGCAGAGCAACAGGAAAAATCATACATCCAGAGGGACAGATGCCTGTGAAGGAGGCAGACAACATAGAGCCAGGGTTAGTCAATGTCAGTAGACTGCCTATGGGGATTCCACGGTCAACCTTCCAGGCTAATCCCATGTACCAAAACAGTAAGCATCCAATCCCTTCTCAAGTTTCTCAATTACAAGGATTTCAACAACTTAACAAAATCACATCAAACCATTCATCTACAGACATAAAAACCTTTAACTTTCAATTATCTAATATGAGTAATGATAGCCAACAAGAGAAAATTGGGAATGCCCAACCAAATATGTCAAACTCTCGCACACAATTCAACTGCTTGCAATCACTTCAAGACAAAATGACAGTGAGTAGAGCTGGTATCTCTATTCAGATGACTCCAGAGAGAATGACCGAAGCAGAAGAGAAATCTTGCAACACATGGAAGAATATTAGAAAATCATATGTACAGAAAAAAATGCCAGCTCAAAAAGCACCTCATTTTGTTCCTGATCAAGCACCTGAGAGGAAAAGAACAAGCCCCCTCAATCCTGCAAATGCCATCCGAAAGTCACGGATGATCAATGGTGTCCATATGAGGTCATTTAGGGATAGGGTGATTCACCTACTGGCACTGAAAGACTACAAGAAATCAGAACTTCTTGTTCAATTGCAAAAGGATGGTATCAAAATAAATGACACcaattttcttggaaaaattCTTCTGCAGGTGGCTAATTTGAATGCCACTACTTTGTCATATACTTTAAAAGACAGTATCTTCAAAGAGGTCCAGAGAGATTGGCCTGGTTATAATAAGGAAGACAAGCAGTCACTGGATTTGGTGCTTTCCAGGAAACTGCATCCATTCCACAATGCTACCAAGGCCACCCATTGCAAAGAAACATCTGTAGTTTCTAAAACAGATGATACAACATCAACAAAGGATCATTTTCTCCATGTATCTGGTATTGAcactttaattaaaaacaaaggagGACTTTGTTCCCCTAAATCTGCTGTGCAGTTAGCTTCAAATGGCTATGTAAGCAGTGAGAAGTCAGTGATTCTGCCATGCTCTGCAGCTACTACCAAATATATCCCTTTGCCGCTGCCGACCTCTCACCTGCCAATTTCGAATTCACCACTGCTCATGAAATCCAATGGTAATGTTCGCAGTGCTCCAGAAAGATCTGAGAGTCAACACCCATGTGACAGCATCCACCATGATGGTAGCACGgttgaaaaagaaatgaataaatgcacGTCCTCAGAAACTTCATCCTGTTCTTCTGTTCAAAAAAAGCATTCAAAGCCCATAGAAATGCAACATTTCATGCCTGAGAAATTCAAATGTGCATTTGCAAAGCGAAAAACAAGCATCCCAAATTACATTACCAGCGCAGAGAAACTGAAGACTGATTTTAACAAACAAGATGAAATTATGAAATCAAATTccaacaaagaaa from Apodemus sylvaticus chromosome X, mApoSyl1.1, whole genome shotgun sequence includes these protein-coding regions:
- the LOC127674720 gene encoding RNA polymerase II elongation factor ELL2-like; its protein translation is MTCLGLGPLAGMLNDVRDKEVVTVFHVCADDSARSKYDHVAAFGGRATGKIIHPEGQMPVKEADNIEPGLVNVSRLPMGIPRSTFQANPMYQNSKHPIPSQVSQLQGFQQLNKITSNHSSTDIKTFNFQLSNMSNDSQQEKIGNAQPNMSNSRTQFNCLQSLQDKMTVSRAGISIQMTPERMTEAEEKSCNTWKNIRKSYVQKKMPAQKAPHFVPDQAPERKRTSPLNPANAIRKSRMINGVHMRSFRDRVIHLLALKDYKKSELLVQLQKDGIKINDTNFLGKILLQVANLNATTLSYTLKDSIFKEVQRDWPGYNKEDKQSLDLVLSRKLHPFHNATKATHCKETSVVSKTDDTTSTKDHFLHVSGIDTLIKNKGGLCSPKSAVQLASNGYVSSEKSVILPCSAATTKYIPLPLPTSHLPISNSPLLMKSNGNVRSAPERSESQHPCDSIHHDGSTVEKEMNKCTSSETSSCSSVQKKHSKPIEMQHFMPEKFKCAFAKRKTSIPNYITSAEKLKTDFNKQDEIMKSNSNKEIKKAFADSGRFSTTSGTPEYLSNYTNIISSDQRQCYEKEFRADYSEYQAMYDKIQISCTPIIDLDSARKGFSPGSKEYQDITKKISIEYQKMRQLNPKFCEEKNRCVFLYNKLVHIKKLINDFDQQEVKSTE